One window of Ardenticatenales bacterium genomic DNA carries:
- the ald gene encoding alanine dehydrogenase: MEFGVPKEVRDLEMRVGLTPAGVLALVQAGHTVYIERDAGAGAGFSDIHYLRSGARIVYSAAEAYGRADVLVKVTRPTAQEHALFRHGQTILSFFHLPVASPDLYQALVEREITAVAFEMIGESDGFRPILYPMSEIAGRLAPVIAGQLLMSTNGGRGTLLSGIPGVPPAAVVILGAGTLGLNAARAFLGLGAQVTVLDQDLRKLQHLDELLAGKITTMLSNEYTLGRVVDFADVLVGCILTPGRRAPILITRQMVRQMRPGSVIIDFSIDQGGCVETSRPTTLRVPTFVVEETIHYCVPNLTASVSRTTSYAITNAALPFLLKIGEYGLPNVFAEAPALLDGVNIYEGKLANVDLATALGKPVEVDLSGYRPIGRTRS; this comes from the coding sequence ATGGAATTTGGCGTTCCCAAAGAAGTACGCGACCTGGAAATGCGCGTCGGCCTGACCCCCGCCGGCGTGTTGGCCCTCGTCCAGGCAGGCCACACCGTCTACATAGAGCGCGACGCGGGCGCGGGCGCAGGCTTCAGCGACATCCACTATCTGCGCTCAGGAGCCAGAATCGTCTACTCCGCCGCCGAAGCCTATGGGCGCGCGGACGTGCTGGTAAAAGTCACGCGCCCCACCGCGCAAGAACACGCATTGTTTCGTCACGGACAGACCATCCTCTCCTTCTTCCACCTGCCGGTTGCCTCTCCCGACCTCTACCAGGCGTTGGTTGAGCGGGAAATAACAGCCGTTGCCTTCGAAATGATCGGCGAAAGCGATGGATTCCGCCCCATACTCTACCCCATGAGCGAAATTGCCGGCCGCCTCGCGCCCGTCATCGCCGGGCAACTCCTGATGAGTACCAACGGCGGTCGCGGTACGCTGCTCAGCGGCATTCCCGGCGTACCGCCGGCGGCGGTCGTCATCCTCGGCGCGGGCACGCTGGGATTAAACGCCGCCCGCGCTTTCCTGGGATTGGGGGCCCAGGTGACGGTGCTGGACCAGGATTTACGCAAATTGCAGCATTTGGATGAGCTGCTTGCCGGCAAAATCACCACCATGCTCTCCAACGAATACACCTTGGGGCGGGTGGTGGACTTCGCCGACGTCCTCGTCGGCTGCATCCTCACCCCCGGTCGCCGCGCTCCCATCCTCATTACCCGGCAAATGGTGCGGCAAATGCGCCCCGGCTCCGTGATCATTGACTTCTCCATCGACCAGGGCGGCTGCGTCGAAACCAGTCGCCCGACGACCCTGCGCGTCCCCACCTTTGTCGTGGAGGAGACCATTCATTACTGCGTCCCGAACCTGACCGCCTCGGTGTCCCGCACAACCAGCTACGCCATCACCAATGCCGCGCTCCCCTTTCTCTTGAAAATCGGAGAATATGGGCTGCCCAACGTGTTCGCAGAGGCGCCCGCCCTGCTCGACGGCGTAAACATCTACGAAGGCAAATTGGCTAACGTGGACCTGGCTACCGCCCTGGGTAAACCGGTGGAAGTCGATTTATCTGGCTATCGGCCCATAGGAAGGACGCGATCATGA
- a CDS encoding CBS domain-containing protein, with the protein MNSNVITISPDTALPDAHRLMTENRIRRLPVLDNGKLVGIVTLGDVREAEPSNATSLSIWELNYLLSRLPIAEIMTEAPQTVGQDATVGEAAHIMMTHKVSGLPVVDNAGIIVGIITESDIFRMVAQEWQS; encoded by the coding sequence ATGAACAGCAATGTTATCACAATCAGCCCGGACACAGCGCTACCTGACGCGCACCGGTTGATGACGGAGAACCGCATTCGCCGCCTGCCCGTTTTGGACAATGGCAAACTGGTAGGCATTGTCACCCTGGGCGACGTGCGCGAGGCGGAACCTTCCAATGCCACGTCCCTGAGCATCTGGGAGCTAAACTACTTGCTCAGCCGTTTGCCCATCGCCGAGATTATGACGGAAGCGCCGCAGACCGTGGGGCAAGATGCCACCGTGGGCGAAGCGGCACATATCATGATGACGCATAAAGTGAGCGGGCTTCCGGTGGTAGATAATGCCGGCATCATCGTAGGCATCATCACCGAATCCGACATCTTCCGCATGGTAGCTCAGGAGTGGCAATCGTAG
- a CDS encoding glycosyltransferase, whose amino-acid sequence MNVAILGIRGIPAHYGGFETCVDYTSRLLAQAGIAVTVYNRSQHFQTHPPNYAGVRLRYVPRPQPTFLHTIGHSLRCARAMSTEDFQLVHLYGVGNAFAIPALRRGGRKLVISVDAEDWARDKWGVVGRNYLLLAARFAVRTADRIIVDSRAIGDLYRQQFHAGSVFVPYGAETIPNEGQEWLRRFQLEPGRYHLFVGRLTPEKRPHQLITAYRHVRSDMPLVIVGDDPYDKGYFARLQAAADERVRFVGTVYDDGFHQLCHHCYLYLTASAIEGTSPALLQAMGQGAAVLVNGIPANRETVGAAGFTYDAGNIDDLRHQWQTLINDPARVAAARQAAVTRVRRHYTWEIVTAQLIALYRAVLS is encoded by the coding sequence GTGAACGTGGCCATCCTCGGCATTCGCGGCATTCCCGCCCACTATGGTGGGTTTGAGACGTGCGTGGACTATACGAGCCGGCTGCTGGCACAGGCCGGCATAGCCGTCACCGTCTACAACCGCAGCCAACATTTCCAGACACATCCCCCCAATTACGCGGGCGTGCGGCTGCGCTACGTGCCCCGCCCCCAACCCACCTTTCTACACACCATCGGGCACAGCCTCCGCTGCGCCCGCGCCATGTCCACCGAGGATTTCCAACTGGTCCACCTCTATGGCGTGGGCAATGCTTTTGCCATTCCCGCGCTGCGTCGCGGCGGGCGCAAGCTGGTCATATCCGTGGACGCCGAAGATTGGGCGCGCGACAAGTGGGGCGTGGTGGGGCGCAACTATTTGCTGCTGGCCGCTCGTTTCGCCGTGCGCACCGCCGACCGCATTATTGTCGATTCGCGGGCAATTGGCGACCTCTACCGGCAGCAGTTCCATGCCGGCAGCGTCTTTGTCCCTTACGGCGCGGAAACCATCCCCAACGAGGGCCAGGAATGGCTGCGACGGTTTCAGCTAGAACCGGGACGCTATCACCTCTTTGTGGGGCGGCTGACGCCGGAGAAACGCCCCCATCAACTCATCACCGCCTACCGCCACGTTCGCAGTGATATGCCGCTGGTGATCGTCGGCGACGATCCCTACGACAAAGGCTATTTCGCCCGACTTCAGGCGGCGGCCGATGAACGGGTGCGCTTCGTGGGCACGGTGTACGACGATGGCTTCCACCAGCTTTGCCACCACTGCTATCTCTATCTGACCGCGTCGGCTATCGAAGGAACGTCCCCGGCGCTGCTGCAAGCCATGGGGCAGGGCGCCGCCGTGCTGGTGAACGGTATCCCCGCGAATCGAGAAACGGTGGGCGCGGCGGGGTTTACGTATGATGCCGGCAATATCGACGATCTACGCCATCAGTGGCAAACGCTGATAAACGATCCGGCACGTGTGGCGGCGGCGCGGCAGGCCGCCGTGACCCGCGTGCGCCGGCATTACACGTGGGAAATCGTCACGGCGCAGTTGATCGCGCTCTACCGCGCTGTGCTGAGTTGA
- a CDS encoding DsbA family protein, which yields MRKQAKPIRRVQQKKKTNWLMIAGGTVLGAVIMFGALYLALREPPTQSLAAYCEANPERCEVLGSSEAPVSVVEVSDYGCPHCRDFNLDKATPLEGQYVSNGTAKWVVVPFALDDIRQPAAEAAMCAGDQGKFFEYHRALFELQDTTLAFTRDGYLSAAQSVSIPDMDAFTQCMDSREYRGIVRDNRSAASLAGVSGTPTFFINDVKVEGNQPLNVFQQRIEESATN from the coding sequence ATGAGAAAGCAAGCAAAACCCATTCGTCGTGTACAACAGAAAAAAAAGACCAACTGGCTGATGATTGCGGGCGGAACCGTACTGGGAGCCGTCATCATGTTTGGCGCTTTGTATCTGGCGCTACGCGAACCCCCAACGCAATCGCTGGCGGCTTACTGTGAAGCCAATCCCGAGCGGTGCGAAGTATTGGGGTCCAGCGAGGCCCCTGTTAGCGTGGTTGAAGTCTCCGATTATGGCTGTCCCCACTGCCGCGACTTCAATCTGGATAAGGCGACCCCATTGGAAGGACAATATGTGAGCAATGGCACGGCAAAATGGGTTGTTGTTCCGTTTGCTTTGGACGATATTCGCCAGCCGGCGGCGGAAGCGGCGATGTGCGCGGGCGACCAGGGTAAGTTTTTTGAGTATCACCGTGCCTTGTTTGAGCTGCAAGACACGACGTTGGCCTTTACGCGGGATGGTTATTTGAGCGCGGCACAGAGCGTGAGCATACCGGATATGGATGCATTTACCCAATGCATGGACTCGCGGGAATACCGCGGCATTGTGCGCGACAACCGCAGCGCCGCCTCGCTGGCCGGCGTCTCCGGTACGCCTACTTTCTTCATCAACGACGTCAAAGTTGAAGGCAACCAACCGTTGAATGTCTTCCAACAGCGCATTGAAGAAAGCGCCACGAACTAG
- a CDS encoding vitamin K epoxide reductase family protein: MYTEQWQARLIQLLSVFGMFVAFYLLLYHSGNLIAVCPVSGIEDCGKVSGPGAPYASIGPIPVALIGLLGYAGIFLVTWLKDWWPWLQENLAPLLLSLTGLALLFSLGLTALEVFVIHAICRYCVVSAVNVTIMFILALLFLRSELRDEADM, from the coding sequence ATGTACACGGAACAATGGCAGGCTCGCCTTATTCAACTCCTGTCCGTTTTTGGTATGTTTGTCGCCTTCTACTTGCTGCTTTACCACAGCGGCAACCTCATTGCCGTTTGTCCGGTCAGCGGTATTGAGGATTGCGGCAAGGTCAGCGGACCGGGTGCACCGTATGCCTCCATCGGCCCTATTCCCGTCGCGTTGATTGGCTTGCTGGGGTATGCCGGCATTTTCCTCGTCACCTGGCTGAAAGATTGGTGGCCCTGGCTGCAAGAAAACCTGGCCCCGTTGCTTCTCAGCCTGACGGGGCTTGCGCTTCTCTTCTCACTGGGTCTGACGGCCCTGGAAGTATTCGTCATTCACGCTATCTGTCGTTACTGCGTTGTATCGGCGGTCAACGTCACGATCATGTTTATCCTGGCGCTGCTGTTCCTACGCAGCGAACTTCGGGATGAGGCGGACATGTAA
- a CDS encoding glycosyltransferase family 4 protein, whose translation MRVLLVNKFLHPVGGSETVFFNEWRWLEEAGHEVIPFGMTHPRNVDSPYHLFWTPTISYDQPTPAQLLSLIWSAPAARQISRLIAHTRPDVAHLHNVYHQLSPSIIAVLRRAGIPILLTLHDYKLICPNYRLYTRQQPCTRCVGSHPWHALRHRCLNASLPASGLAALETALHHALRAYVAVDRFIAPSRFMKEMMTRGGWAATRITVLPHAIEPPRPAPTPRTDPTILFAGRLVAEKGIELLLAAAARLPHIPFCLAGSGPLRRRADDTPANVTWLGQRTPDELAAAYAAARAVVIPSRWYEVFGMSALEAMSHGVPVVASDIGGLPEVVTHEETGLLVPPDDLAALVAAISRLWHDPPMAARLGEAARQRVRQRHAPAAHMAALLALFAQARTPQEQPA comes from the coding sequence ATGCGCGTCCTATTGGTCAACAAATTCCTGCACCCCGTGGGTGGCAGCGAAACAGTTTTTTTCAACGAATGGCGCTGGCTAGAAGAAGCGGGGCATGAGGTCATTCCCTTCGGTATGACCCACCCGCGCAATGTGGACAGTCCCTACCACCTTTTCTGGACGCCAACCATCAGTTACGACCAACCCACGCCGGCACAGCTTCTCTCCCTGATCTGGTCCGCGCCCGCCGCGCGCCAGATCAGCCGCCTCATCGCCCACACCCGCCCCGACGTGGCCCATCTGCATAACGTTTACCACCAGTTGTCGCCATCGATTATCGCTGTTTTGCGTCGTGCCGGCATTCCCATCCTCCTCACCCTGCACGACTACAAACTCATCTGCCCCAACTACCGCCTCTACACCCGGCAACAACCCTGCACCCGCTGCGTCGGCTCCCACCCCTGGCACGCCCTGCGCCATCGCTGCCTCAACGCATCCCTTCCCGCCAGCGGATTGGCGGCATTGGAGACGGCGCTGCACCACGCCCTGCGGGCCTACGTCGCCGTAGACCGCTTCATCGCCCCCAGCCGGTTCATGAAAGAGATGATGACGCGCGGCGGTTGGGCCGCCACGCGCATCACCGTGCTGCCCCACGCCATCGAGCCGCCGCGCCCCGCGCCCACCCCCAGAACAGACCCAACCATCCTCTTTGCCGGGCGTCTGGTGGCCGAAAAAGGGATCGAACTACTCCTGGCGGCGGCGGCGCGGTTGCCGCACATCCCCTTTTGCCTGGCCGGCTCAGGACCGCTGCGCCGGCGCGCCGACGATACCCCGGCAAACGTCACCTGGCTGGGACAACGCACGCCAGACGAACTGGCGGCGGCGTACGCGGCGGCGCGCGCCGTCGTCATCCCCTCGCGCTGGTACGAGGTATTCGGCATGAGCGCGCTGGAGGCCATGAGCCACGGCGTACCCGTAGTCGCCAGCGACATCGGCGGGTTGCCGGAAGTGGTCACACACGAAGAAACGGGGCTGCTGGTCCCGCCGGACGATCTGGCGGCGCTGGTGGCGGCGATCTCCCGCCTGTGGCACGATCCGCCAATGGCGGCACGCCTGGGTGAGGCGGCGCGGCAGCGAGTGCGGCAGCGCCACGCGCCCGCCGCGCACATGGCCGCGCTGCTGGCGCTCTTTGCCCAGGCGCGTACCCCGCAGGAGCAACCGGCGTGA
- a CDS encoding PQQ-dependent sugar dehydrogenase, protein MNDVLVDRTRIFSPAVKLIALSTVVLLATIVFTNRFLRMDASANPPPGFYGQTLLTGLVEPTSLDFTPDGRMFIVERAGKVLILQPGAVVVDPQPLLILDNVDPNLITGGQGVITILVDPDFSSNGYIYLFYSALAPQRDRVSRFTVVGNTADPGSELIIWEDKSDRGRAHLGGGLAFGPDGYFYISTGDHHDNLPGPFHTSQRLDTLRGKILRIDLDPLTPGNSAPDCYDPGTGTIVNYSIPPDNPFNDGPGGNCDEVWARGLRNPFRISFDELTGRLYIGDVGGNVAATAFEELNLGQVGANYGWPLCEGSCPNEPDTIHPIFTYSHFPPGETVARDASITGGFVYRGTQFPEEFRGAYFFADYAQNWIRYLSMDDQGNILGELPFEPYDGSLDGPYGDIVDMKMGPDGAIYYVDIGLSLGNIGVNSPTAGKVHKLSYVLGNQVPVITDLNVGPTQAITAPLTVDFGVTAYDPEGDPLTYSWNLGDGTTVNVPTTTHTYTEKGVYEARVAVYDGTNVALSDPVEILIGSAPVVTIDMPAPHSLFRANEVITFTGTATDSDGIITAENFSWNVTFLHEGHVHPVEGPINGVTTASFIVPYDGHSFFDYTAFRIELTVTDADGIATQESVIIDPDKVNITLATDPPGLILTLDNEVLPSPFTRDTLIGFEHRITADATQLVDNTLYEFAGWSDGGDMSHYIYAPITDTTYTAVYQVATCNDVLAGTVYRDFNANGIQGTAEPGVAGITVTAYDAAGANISTVTDANGDYSLGITNGEQVRLEFSDLPPGFVTGPAGDGSNTTVSFVTSPRCSVNLGVNVPAQFCQVQPPDIATTQFIVGGQSGVEVMSNTVLSFPYSAGMQRAAVQFYGPLPYDDPAYTTLAKTYQTGSVYGLAYQRESNTLFASAYMKRHAGFGPGDTGGIYQINRDTGQASLLANLNVIGGYAGSNPHPIGTNWQRENAASWDAVGKTAFGDMDISEDGKSLWLINLRDKRLYNVYVGIPPQQPTAANVTRYAVDVAPPQCNTGGPPNYDNLRHFGLGVHDGRIYVGSTCTAQTTGDPNDLYAYVSSFDPAHPENGFTLELGFPLNYPRGCVFNFQNNCSDAEWGPWTTSFSVNPHGSAIGYLAAYDPQPVLSNIEFDGAGHMFLGIRDRFGDLMGYYTQPPNGGQVRLNGDAAGDILVACQVNGTWTLEDNAACGDLGPSPSPPGTGPGNPGGEFFYNDNQQSTRTELGLGSVLYVPGTAYLIAGISDPVPFVQQPAYSSNAWDAGIRWLNTSDGSAARDYRIYDTNGGTGLTDDLPTFGHANGLGDLEALCNPAPIELGNRVWYDADRDGLQDPDEPGIANVSIVLFDVARQTIVGVTTTDESGEYKFNRANVFMNGATGIERNKTYVILIDANDFRPEGYAPAGILFGLIPTVANAGPDHIDSDGVPIGSSIGISLVTGGSGSNDHTHDFGFTDPEPTPTPSPTPTDTATPTMTPTPTLTPTVTPTFTPTLTPTPTLTPTVTPTPTDTSTPTPTDTPTPTPTDTPTSTPTDTPTPTNTPTPTDTPTPLPPTPTPTDTPTPTPTDTPTPTPTMQAPIIRPTRHWYYQKSAGSYAF, encoded by the coding sequence ATGAACGACGTTCTAGTTGATCGCACCAGGATATTCAGTCCTGCCGTCAAACTCATTGCTCTATCAACCGTTGTTCTGCTGGCAACGATAGTTTTCACCAATCGCTTTTTGCGGATGGATGCTTCGGCCAATCCGCCGCCCGGGTTTTATGGGCAAACGTTGCTGACGGGGCTGGTTGAACCCACTTCGCTGGACTTCACGCCGGACGGACGCATGTTTATTGTGGAACGTGCCGGCAAAGTCCTCATCCTACAACCCGGCGCGGTCGTTGTTGATCCCCAACCCCTGCTCATCCTGGACAACGTTGATCCGAACCTGATCACGGGTGGTCAGGGCGTCATCACCATTCTCGTTGATCCCGATTTCAGCAGCAACGGCTACATCTACCTCTTCTACTCCGCTCTCGCCCCCCAGCGTGACCGCGTTTCCCGTTTCACCGTAGTGGGCAATACAGCCGATCCAGGCAGCGAACTCATCATCTGGGAGGACAAATCAGACCGGGGCCGCGCCCACCTGGGCGGCGGTCTGGCGTTTGGTCCTGATGGCTACTTCTACATTTCCACGGGCGACCATCACGACAACCTCCCCGGCCCTTTCCACACCTCGCAGCGGCTGGACACTCTACGCGGCAAAATTCTGCGCATCGACCTGGATCCCCTGACACCGGGGAACAGCGCCCCCGATTGCTACGATCCCGGCACGGGCACAATCGTCAACTACTCCATTCCCCCGGACAACCCATTTAATGATGGCCCAGGAGGGAACTGCGACGAAGTGTGGGCACGTGGTTTGCGTAACCCATTCCGCATCAGTTTTGACGAACTCACCGGGCGACTGTACATCGGCGACGTTGGCGGCAACGTGGCTGCCACCGCCTTTGAGGAGCTAAATCTGGGGCAGGTCGGCGCGAATTACGGCTGGCCCTTATGCGAGGGAAGCTGCCCCAACGAACCGGATACGATTCATCCCATCTTCACTTATTCCCACTTCCCCCCCGGCGAAACGGTCGCCCGCGACGCCTCCATTACGGGCGGTTTCGTTTATCGCGGCACGCAATTTCCCGAAGAGTTCCGCGGCGCCTACTTCTTTGCTGACTACGCGCAAAACTGGATTCGTTACCTCTCCATGGACGATCAGGGCAACATCCTGGGCGAACTCCCCTTTGAACCATACGATGGATCGCTGGATGGGCCGTATGGGGACATTGTGGACATGAAAATGGGGCCGGATGGGGCCATTTATTACGTAGACATCGGCCTCAGTTTGGGCAATATCGGCGTCAATAGTCCAACTGCCGGCAAAGTACACAAACTTTCCTACGTATTAGGCAACCAGGTCCCCGTGATCACCGATCTAAACGTGGGACCAACACAGGCTATTACCGCTCCCCTCACCGTCGATTTTGGCGTCACGGCCTATGATCCCGAAGGAGATCCCCTGACCTATAGTTGGAACCTGGGAGACGGAACAACCGTAAACGTGCCCACGACCACGCACACCTACACCGAGAAAGGTGTCTACGAAGCGCGCGTGGCCGTGTATGATGGCACAAACGTCGCCCTCTCCGATCCCGTCGAGATTCTGATCGGCAGCGCGCCTGTGGTGACGATTGACATGCCCGCGCCCCATTCGCTGTTCCGCGCCAATGAGGTGATCACGTTTACGGGCACGGCTACGGACAGCGACGGCATCATTACGGCGGAGAACTTCTCCTGGAACGTCACCTTCCTGCACGAAGGACATGTCCACCCGGTGGAAGGCCCGATCAACGGCGTGACCACGGCCTCCTTCATCGTGCCCTACGATGGTCACTCCTTCTTCGACTACACCGCCTTCCGCATTGAGTTGACGGTGACGGACGCGGACGGCATCGCCACGCAGGAATCGGTCATTATCGACCCGGACAAGGTGAATATCACGCTGGCAACGGACCCACCCGGCCTGATTTTAACGTTGGACAACGAGGTGCTGCCCTCGCCTTTCACCCGCGACACCTTGATCGGCTTTGAACATCGCATTACGGCGGACGCGACGCAGTTGGTGGACAACACGCTATATGAATTTGCCGGCTGGTCGGATGGGGGCGATATGTCCCACTACATCTACGCGCCGATTACGGACACGACGTATACGGCGGTGTATCAGGTGGCTACGTGCAATGACGTGCTTGCCGGCACGGTCTATCGAGACTTCAACGCCAACGGTATCCAGGGAACAGCGGAGCCGGGGGTGGCGGGCATCACGGTCACGGCGTATGATGCAGCGGGAGCCAACATCAGCACGGTCACGGACGCAAACGGCGATTACTCGTTGGGCATCACCAACGGGGAGCAGGTGCGCCTGGAGTTCAGCGACTTGCCGCCCGGTTTTGTGACGGGGCCGGCGGGCGATGGCTCCAATACAACGGTCAGTTTTGTCACGAGTCCGCGATGCAGCGTGAATTTGGGGGTGAATGTGCCGGCACAATTCTGTCAGGTACAACCCCCGGATATTGCCACCACCCAGTTCATCGTCGGCGGACAAAGCGGCGTGGAAGTGATGAGCAATACCGTTCTCAGCTTCCCGTACAGTGCCGGCATGCAGCGCGCCGCCGTCCAGTTCTATGGTCCGCTGCCCTACGACGACCCCGCCTACACCACATTAGCGAAAACATACCAGACGGGCAGCGTCTATGGTCTCGCGTACCAGCGCGAAAGCAACACCCTGTTCGCCAGCGCCTACATGAAGCGGCACGCGGGCTTTGGTCCGGGGGATACGGGCGGCATCTACCAGATCAATCGTGACACAGGCCAGGCGAGTTTACTGGCAAACCTGAACGTGATTGGTGGATATGCCGGCAGCAACCCCCACCCCATCGGCACCAACTGGCAAAGAGAAAACGCCGCCTCCTGGGATGCCGTGGGCAAAACCGCCTTTGGCGACATGGACATCAGCGAAGACGGCAAATCGCTATGGCTGATAAACCTGCGCGACAAGCGGCTCTATAACGTCTACGTAGGCATCCCCCCGCAGCAGCCCACCGCCGCCAACGTCACCCGCTACGCCGTCGACGTGGCCCCGCCCCAATGCAATACGGGCGGACCACCCAACTACGACAATCTGCGTCATTTTGGCCTCGGCGTACACGATGGCCGCATCTACGTCGGCTCCACCTGCACCGCCCAGACCACGGGCGACCCTAACGACCTGTACGCCTACGTCTCCTCCTTCGATCCGGCCCACCCGGAAAACGGCTTCACGCTGGAACTTGGCTTCCCCCTCAACTACCCCCGCGGCTGCGTTTTTAACTTCCAGAACAACTGCTCCGACGCGGAATGGGGGCCGTGGACGACCTCCTTTAGCGTTAACCCACACGGGTCGGCCATCGGCTATCTCGCCGCCTACGATCCACAACCCGTGTTGTCCAACATCGAATTTGATGGCGCGGGCCACATGTTCCTGGGCATCCGCGACCGCTTTGGCGACCTGATGGGCTATTACACACAGCCCCCAAACGGCGGCCAGGTGCGGCTCAATGGGGATGCGGCAGGCGACATCCTGGTGGCCTGCCAGGTGAATGGAACCTGGACGCTGGAGGACAATGCCGCCTGCGGCGATCTGGGTCCGTCCCCCAGCCCGCCGGGAACGGGACCGGGCAATCCGGGCGGTGAGTTCTTCTACAATGATAATCAGCAGTCCACGCGCACGGAATTGGGACTGGGGAGTGTGTTGTATGTGCCGGGCACGGCCTATCTGATTGCCGGCATTTCCGATCCAGTGCCCTTTGTGCAGCAACCCGCCTACTCGTCGAATGCGTGGGATGCCGGCATTCGCTGGCTCAACACATCTGACGGCAGCGCCGCCCGCGATTACCGCATCTACGACACCAACGGCGGCACGGGACTGACCGACGACCTGCCCACCTTCGGCCACGCCAACGGCCTCGGCGACCTGGAAGCCCTTTGTAATCCCGCGCCCATTGAGTTGGGCAACCGCGTCTGGTACGACGCCGACCGCGATGGCCTGCAAGACCCAGACGAACCGGGAATCGCCAATGTAAGCATTGTTCTGTTCGACGTGGCGCGGCAAACCATCGTGGGCGTCACCACCACGGACGAAAGTGGCGAATACAAATTCAACCGCGCCAACGTGTTCATGAATGGGGCCACGGGCATCGAGCGCAACAAAACCTATGTCATCCTGATCGACGCCAATGATTTCCGGCCTGAGGGCTACGCGCCTGCCGGCATTCTCTTCGGCCTGATCCCCACCGTCGCCAACGCCGGTCCAGACCACATCGACTCTGACGGGGTTCCCATAGGCTCCAGCATCGGCATTTCCCTGGTCACCGGCGGCAGCGGCAGCAACGACCACACCCATGACTTCGGCTTCACCGACCCCGAACCGACCCCCACGCCCTCCCCAACTCCCACGGACACCGCCACGCCCACGATGACGCCAACGCCCACGTTGACGCCCACCGTCACGCCTACGTTCACCCCCACCCTCACGCCCACGCCCACGTTGACGCCCACCGTCACCCCCACCCCGACAGACACATCCACGCCCACCCCGACGGACACACCCACCCCGACGCCGACGGACACACCCACGTCCACCCCGACGGATACACCTACCCCGACGAACACACCCACCCCGACGGATACGCCTACGCCGCTGCCGCCTACCCCGACGCCGACGGACACACCCACCCCGACGCCGACGGATACACCCACGCCCACGCCAACCATGCAGGCCCCCATTATCCGACCAACGCGGCACTGGTATTATCAAAAGAGCGCGGGCAGTTACGCCTTCTAA